A region of Dioscorea cayenensis subsp. rotundata cultivar TDr96_F1 chromosome 5, TDr96_F1_v2_PseudoChromosome.rev07_lg8_w22 25.fasta, whole genome shotgun sequence DNA encodes the following proteins:
- the LOC120261132 gene encoding leucine-rich repeat extensin-like protein 3 yields MKRTILLLIAIFFFSFSISAAAFSTHGLTAAEAARIRRRQLLAVGDGGHVVPPSFVFANDHQRNAYIALQAWKQAIFSDPQNLTGDWQGPNVCSYSNVFCAPLPSNKSLIVVAGIDLNHGDIAGYLPDELGLLTDLALFHINSNRFCGIVPRTFDKLKLLFELDLSSNRFVGKFPDVVLRLPSLKFLDLRFNEFEGTVPSELFDRDLDAIFINDNRFVFDIPNNLGNSPVSVIVLANNKFHGCVPASIGNMTRLNEILLLNNGLKSCLPPEIGRLKNLTVFDVSFNELVGPLPDTIGGMVSLEQLDVAHNQFSGAIPKAICELPRLKNFTYSFNYFTGEPPQCLRVPSFDDRVNCLPGRPAQRSQAQCSSFLSHPVDCNSFKCAPFVPSLPPPPPPSPPPPSPVFSPPSPPVVLPPPVYSHPPPPPPPPSPPPPSPSPPPPPYSSPPLPPTPSLPQPSPSPSPSPCIRSPPPPPPSPSPPPPPLFSPPPPVLSSPPPHYSPPPPSPSPPPPSSSPPPSPIYPYLSPPPPPSPSPPPPNSPPPPPPCIEPPPPPPHYYSPPPPSPSPPPPSPSLPPPYHYQSPPPPSPSPPPPYHYQSPPPPSPSPPPPLTYHYQSPPPPSPSPPPPYHYQSPPPPSPSPPPPYHYQSPPPPSPSPPPPYHYQSPPPPSPSPPPPTHYPSPPPPSPSPPPPYHYVSPPPPSPSPPPVPCETPPRPPPAPVYEGPLPPVTGISYASPPPPPFY; encoded by the exons ATGAAGAGAACCATACTGCTTCTCAtcgccatttttttcttctccttctccatctctGCTGCTGCATTCTCCACCCATGGCCTCACAGCGGCTGAGGCTGCACGGATCCGCCGCCGCCAACTCCTGGCTGTGGGTGATGGTGGCCATGTAGTCCCTCCATCTTTTGTCTTCGCCAATGATCACCAGAGAAACGCCTACATCGCCCTCCAAGCATGGAAGCAAGCCATATTCTCCGACCCCCAGAACCTCACCGGCGACTGGCAGGGACCCAACGTCTGCAGCTACTCCAATGTCTTCTGTGCGCCTCTTCCTTCCAACAAATCTCTCATCGTCGTTGCCGGCATTGACCTCAACCATGGCGACATCGCTGGATACCTTCCCGATGAACTCGGTCTCCTCACCGACCTCGCACTCTTCCACATCAACTCAAACCGGTTCTGCGGCATTGTCCCTCGCACGTTTGATAAGCTGAAGCTCCTTTTTGAGCTTGATCTCAGCAGCAATCGCTTCGTCGGGAAGTTCCCCGACGTCGTCCTCCGCCTCCCGTCCCTTAAGTTCCTCGATCTACGTTTCAATGAGTTTGAGGGCACGGTCCCCAGCGAGCTCTTCGATAGGGATCTGGACGCCATCTTCATCAACGATAATCGCTTCGTGTTTGATATCCCTAACAACCTGGGTAACTCGCCGGTTTCGGTGATCGTCCTGGCGAACAACAAGTTCCATGGCTGCGTTCCTGCTAGCATCGGCAACATGACGAGGTTGAACGAGATCCTTCTTCTCAACAATGGGCTGAAATCTTGCCTACCGCCGGAGATCGGGAGGTTGAAGAACCTCACGGTCTTCGATGTAAGCTTCAATGAATTGGTAGGACCATTGCCTGACACGATCGGAGGGATGGTAAGCTTGGAGCAGCTGGACGTGGCGCACAACCAGTTCTCTGGAGCAATCCCTAAGGCCATCTGCGAGCTTCCACGGCTGAAGAACTTCACGTACTCATTCAACTACTTCACTGGCGAGCCTCCGCAGTGCTTGAGAGTGCCCTCGTTTGACGATCGGGTCAACTGCTTGCCTGGCAGGCCGGCGCAGAGATCCCAGGCGCAGTGCAGTAGCTTCTTGTCACACCCCGTCGATTGCAACTCCTTCAAATGCGCTCCGTTCGTCCCGTCTTTGCCTCCGCCTCCACCGCCATCTCCGCCGCCTCCATCGCCGGTATTCTCTCCTCCCTCTCCTCCGGTAGTGTTACCACCCCCGGTATACTCACAcccaccacctccaccaccaccaccttctcCACCGCCGCCATCTCCATCGCCGCCACCGCCGCCATATTCATCTCCGCCACTGCCGCCAACTCCGTCCCTTCCCCAGCCATCACCATCTCCATCGCCATCACCCTGCATTCGATCTCCACCACCTCCGccaccatcaccatctccaCCACCTCCCCCGCTCTTCTCCCCGCCACCGCCTGTTCTCTCTTCCCCACCTCCGCATTACTCTCCACCACCACCTTCGCCATCTCCGCCACCACCTTCATCATCTCCACCACCTTCTCCAATCTATCCTTACCTCTCACCTCCACCACCCCCATCACCTTCGCCTCCACCACCGAACTCCCCTCCTCCTCCGCCACCCTGCATTGagccaccaccacctcctcctc ACTACTACTCACCTCCCCcgccatctccttcccctccaccaccttctccttctcttcccCCACCTTATCACTACCAATCTCCACCTccaccttctccttctcctccgccACCTTACCACTACCAATCTCCACCTCCGCCTTCCCCTTCGCCTCCGCCTCCGTTAACTTATCACTACCAATCTCCACCTCCGCCTTCTCCGTCTCCTCCGCCACCTTATCACTACCAATCTCCACCTCCGCCTTCTCCGTCTCCTCCTCCACCTTATCACTACCAGTCTCCACCACCGCCTTCTCCGTCTCCTCCTCCACCTTATCACTACCAGTCTCCACCACcgccttctccttctcctccaccaccaACTCACTACCCATCACCGCCCCCACCCTCGCCTTCACCTCCGCCACCTTACCATTATGTATCACCGCCTCCGCCTTCTCCATCACCACCTCCAGTGCCTTGTGAGACTCCTCCCCGCCCCCCGCCTGCCCCTGTATACGAAGGTCCATTGCCACCAGTCACCGGAATCTCTTATGCTTCTCCCCCGCCACCTCCTTTCTATTGA